In a single window of the Branchiostoma floridae strain S238N-H82 chromosome 2, Bfl_VNyyK, whole genome shotgun sequence genome:
- the LOC118409394 gene encoding CREB-binding protein-like isoform X1: MHMFQQPRPTPKCFGGNTVKALSITQIVCGSLAILLGIAIIIPGSELFRTGYPVWTGALFLSTGIIGIFAAKRKTKCMIIPLMVLSIFSSIFAGTVTLVLAAIALSNDVWGWCWNFPGSECPTGAIIAFDVLLILLALLELGLAIATSVMTCYAICPGCTEGSTDSCTCCDTCNNSGYQAPAVAYQVGADGRLVQIPGQYVMQGGQPIVMTPFPPNQPQYATALPSGTTALPSGAAVQQPLLVTQTPANMAAAAGAGQGPKPQGNVVFVPVQGVAPAAHQYHVAPPMSTGGHGNAQYVIATPTAQAAGQQSLQSVPQVQFQQPSQAAPYPHPAQLQPQQHPTVPQGQASAPPTGPSPPPSYQPDDPDARGVANQAMPTEQDDEPLIED; the protein is encoded by the exons ATGCACATGTTCCAGCAACCCCGCCCTACTCCAAAATGTTTTGGCGGGAACACCGTCAAAGCGTTGTCTATCACACAGATAGTGTGTGGATCCCTGGCCATACTACTGGGCATCGCTATCATCATACCGGGCAGTGAGCTCTTCCGAACTGGGTATCCTGTCTGGACCGGGGCGTTG TTCCTCTCTACAGGAATAATCGGCATCTTTGCGGCGAAACGCAAGACCAAATGTATG ATCATACCTCTAATGGTTCTGTCCATCTTCTCGTCAATCTTCGCGGGAACCGTTACCCTCGTCCTTGCGGCCATCGCACTTTCAAATGATGTCTGGGGATGGTGCTGGAATTTTCCAGGCAGTGAATGTCCAACG GGCGCCATCATCGCGTTTGACGTCCTGCTGATCCTACTGGCCCTCCTGGAGCTGGGCCTGGCCATCGCCACCTCCGTCATGACGTGTTATGCGATCTGTCCGGGCTGCACCGAGGGAAGTACGGACAGTTGTACCTGCtgtgatacatgtaacaacagtGGATACCAG GCACCAGCAGTTGCCTATCAGGTGGGAGCAGACGGCAGACTGGTCCAGATACCCGGCCAGTACGTCATGCAGGGGGGACAGCCCATCGTCATGACACCGTTCCCTCCAAACCAGCCACAATACGCCACGGCCCTTCCCTCAGGAACCACGGCCCTTCCCTCTGGAGCCGCGGTCCAACAACCCCTACTCGTCACACAGACACCTGCCAACATGGCTGCTGCCGCTGGGGCCGGGCAGGGTCCCAAGCCACAAGGGAACGTTGTGTTTGTCCCGGTGCAGGGTGTCGCTCCTGCAGCACATCAGTATCATGTAGCACCGCCGATGTCAACAGGTGGGCACG GAAACGCGCAATATGTCATCGCCACACCCACAGCACAAGCGGCAGGTCAGCAGTCGCTACAGTCCGTACCACAGGTTCAGTTCCAGCAGCCCAGCCAGGCCGCGCCCTACCCGCACCCAGCACAACTCCAGCCACAACAGCATCCAACCGTACCCCAGGGACAAGCCTCTGCCCCACCCACGGGACCTTCCCCTCCCCCCAGCTACCAGCCTGATGATCCTGACGCTCGTGGCGTTGCAAACCAGGCCATGCCGACTGAGCAAGACGACGAGCCTCTCATTGAAGATTAA
- the LOC118409396 gene encoding uncharacterized protein LOC118409396, which yields MHMFQQPRPTPKCFGGNTVKALSITQIVCGSLAILLGIAIIIPGSQFSWTGYPIWTGAFFLSTGIIGIFAAKRKTNCMIIPLMVLSVLSSILAGTATLVLAAIALSSNDVWGWCWNIFPRSECPMGAIITFDVLLILLALLELGLAIATSVMTCYAICPGCTEGSTVAPAVAYQVGADGRLVQIPGQYVMQGGQPIAMTPFPPNQPQYATALPSGAASLPSGAVAQQPLLVTQTPGNMAAAQGTAGAGQGPKPEGNIVFVPVQGVAPAPRQHQVEPPVAISTGGHGNMQYVICTSTPTAQAAGQQPLQSVPQVQFQQPSQAAPYPHPAQLQPQQQPTVPQGQVSATPTGFSPPPSYQPTEPDARGVVNQAMTTEQDDVPLIED from the exons ATGCATATGTTCCAGCAACCCCGCCCTACTCCAAAATGTTTTGGCGGGAACACCGTCAAGGCGTTGTCTATCACACAGATAGTGTGTGGATCCCTGGCCATACTACTGGGCATCGCCATCATCATACCGGGCAGTCAGTTCTCCTGGACTGGGTATCCTATCTGGACCGGAGCGTTT TTCCTCTCTACTGGAATCATTGGCATCTTTGCGGCGAAACGCAAGACCAACTGTATG ATCATACCTTTGATGGTTCTGTCCGTCCTCTCGTCCATCCTGGCGGGAACCGCTACCCTCGTCCTTGCGGCCATCGCACTTTCATCAAATGATGTCTGGGGATGGTGCTGGAATATTTTTCCAAGAAGTGAATGTCCAATG GGCGCCATCATCACGTTTGACGTCCTGCTGATCCTCCTGGCCCTCCTGGAGCTGGGCCTGGCCATCGCCACCTCCGTCATGACGTGTTATGCGATCTGTCCGGGCTGCACCGAGGGGAGTACGGTG GCACCAGCAGTTGCCTACCAGGTCGGAGCAGACGGCAGACTGGTCCAGATACCCGGCCAGTACGTCATGCAGGGGGGACAGCCCATCGCCATGACACCGTTCCCTCCAAACCAGCCACAATACGCCACGGCCCTTCCTTCTGGAGCCGCGTCCCTACCCTCAGGTGCCGTGGCCCAACAACCCCTACTCGTCACACAGACACCTGGCAACATGGCTGCTGCCCAGGGGACCGCTGGGGCCGGGCAGGGTCCCAAGCCAGAAGGGAACATTGTGTTTGTCCCGGTGCAGGGTGTCGCTCCTGCACCACGTCAGCACCAAGTAGAACCACCGGTGGCGATATCAACAGGTGGGCATG GTAACATGCAGTATGTCATATGCACGTCCACACCCACAGCCCAAGCGGCAGGTCAGCAGCCGCTACAGTCCGTACCACAGGTTCAGTTCCAGCAGCCCAGCCAGGCCGCGCCCTACCCGCACCCAGCACAACTCCAGCCACAACAGCAGCCAACCGTACCCCAGGGACAAGTCTCTGCCACACCCACGGGATTCTCCCCTCCCCCCAGCTACCAGCCTACTGAGCCTGACGCCCGTGGTGTTGTAAACCAGGCCATGACGACAGAGCAAGACGATGTGCCTCTCATCGAAGATTAA
- the LOC118409390 gene encoding uncharacterized protein LOC118409390 isoform X2: MCQQQQPARTPKCFGNSAAKALSITQVVCGGLAIVFGIVIIVLRDRFSFTGYPIWIGALFLSTGIVGIFAAVRKTTCMDARLAINALLVILALLEAGLSITSSVMTCCAVCPCCRCDGQGHQPPAVAYQMGADGRLAQIIVPGQYVMQGGQPIAMTPLPPNQTQYATALPPGATALPPGATALPPGAAALPSGATSLPPRYQPTDPGAPAVNQTF, translated from the exons ATGTGCCAGCAGCAGCAGCCCGCTCGCACGCCGAAATGTTTCGGCAACTCCGCCGCCAAAGCCCTGTCCATCACTCAGGTGGTGTGCGGAGGTCTGGCCATCGTCTTTGGCATCGTCATCATCGTGCTTCGGGACCGGTTCAGCTTTACTGGATATCCAATATGGATAGGAGCCCTG TTCCTTTCTACTGGAATCGTCGGCATATTCGCAGCGGTCCGCAAGACTACCTGCATG GATGCCCGTTTGGCGATTAACGCGCTGTTGGTCATCCTAGCCCTGCTGGAGGCTGGGCTGTCAATCACCTCCTCCGTGATGACGTGTTGTGCCGTCTGCCCCTGCTGCAGATGTGACGGTCAGGGTCACCAG CCACCAGCAGTTGCCTACCAAATGGGAGCAGACGGCAGACTGGCCCAGATCATAGTACCCGGCCAGTACGTCATGCAGGGGGGACAGCCCATAGCCATGACACCGCTCCCTCCAAACCAGACCCAATACGCCACGGCCCTTCCCCCTGGAGCCACGGCCCTTCCCCCTGGAGCCACGGCCCTTCCCCCTGGAGCCGCGGCCCTTCCCTCTGGAGCCACGTCCCTGCCTCCACGTTACCAGCCTACCGATCCCGGAGCTCCTGCCGTGAACCAGACTTTTTAA
- the LOC118409390 gene encoding membrane-spanning 4-domains subfamily A member 5-like isoform X1 codes for MCQQQQPARTPKCFGNSAAKALSITQVVCGGLAIVFGIVIIVLRDRFSFTGYPIWIGALFLSTGIVGIFAAVRKTTCMIITFMVLSIVSAVFTIIMLQYSATAIFVDLYIPCRYCNDKDARLAINALLVILALLEAGLSITSSVMTCCAVCPCCRCDGQGHQPPAVAYQMGADGRLAQIIVPGQYVMQGGQPIAMTPLPPNQTQYATALPPGATALPPGATALPPGAAALPSGATSLPPRYQPTDPGAPAVNQTF; via the exons ATGTGCCAGCAGCAGCAGCCCGCTCGCACGCCGAAATGTTTCGGCAACTCCGCCGCCAAAGCCCTGTCCATCACTCAGGTGGTGTGCGGAGGTCTGGCCATCGTCTTTGGCATCGTCATCATCGTGCTTCGGGACCGGTTCAGCTTTACTGGATATCCAATATGGATAGGAGCCCTG TTCCTTTCTACTGGAATCGTCGGCATATTCGCAGCGGTCCGCAAGACTACCTGCATG ATAATAACCTTCATGGTCCTGTCCATCGTGTCAGCAGTCTTCACCATTATCATGCTCCAGTACTCGGCCACTGCGATATTCGTAGATCTATACATACCGTGCAGGTATTGTAACGACAAG GATGCCCGTTTGGCGATTAACGCGCTGTTGGTCATCCTAGCCCTGCTGGAGGCTGGGCTGTCAATCACCTCCTCCGTGATGACGTGTTGTGCCGTCTGCCCCTGCTGCAGATGTGACGGTCAGGGTCACCAG CCACCAGCAGTTGCCTACCAAATGGGAGCAGACGGCAGACTGGCCCAGATCATAGTACCCGGCCAGTACGTCATGCAGGGGGGACAGCCCATAGCCATGACACCGCTCCCTCCAAACCAGACCCAATACGCCACGGCCCTTCCCCCTGGAGCCACGGCCCTTCCCCCTGGAGCCACGGCCCTTCCCCCTGGAGCCGCGGCCCTTCCCTCTGGAGCCACGTCCCTGCCTCCACGTTACCAGCCTACCGATCCCGGAGCTCCTGCCGTGAACCAGACTTTTTAA
- the LOC118409393 gene encoding mediator of RNA polymerase II transcription subunit 15-like isoform X1, whose protein sequence is MCQQQQPARTPKCFGNSAAKALSITQVVCGGLAIVLGIVIIVLRAGSSYTGYPIWIGALFLSTGIVGIFAAVRKTTCMMIPFMILSIVSAFFTSIMLGLAATAVDYDRYRWCWEIQDYCNDTAARVAMDALLIILALLEAGLSITSSVMTCCAVCPCCRGDGQDTCCSCDGQPGYQPPAVAYQVGADGRLVQIPGQYVMQGGQPIAMTPFPPNQPQYATALPPGAAPLLPGAAAQQPLLITQAPANMVAAQGTAVQGPKPQGNVVLVPAGQQAQGGARAPPSQPQMIPALPTVGHGGNIQYVLATSTPIPMPQVTSQQQPRAQSVPQVQFQQPIAPQPGSSPYPVQPQQQPTVPQHETSPQPTAASPPPGYQPTDPGAPAANQAFQDDDVPLIDE, encoded by the exons ATGTGCCAGCAGCAGCAGCCCGCTCGCACGCCGAAATGTTTCGGCAACTCCGCCGCCAAAGCCCTGTCCATCACCCAGGTAGTGTGCGGAGGTCTGGCCATCGTCCTGGGCATCGTTATCATCGTGCTTCGGGCTGGGAGCAGCTACACTGGGTATCCGATATGGATTGGAGCCCTG TTCCTTTCTACCGGGATCGTCGGCATATTCGCGGCGGTCCGCAAGACTACATGCATG ATGATACCCTTCATGATCCTGTCCATCGTGTCCGCCTTCTTCACCTCTATCATGCTCGGCTTAGCGGCCACTGCGGTAGACTATGATCGATACAGATGGTGCTGGGAGATCCAGGACTATTGCAACGACACG GCTGCCCGTGTGGCGATGGACGCGCTGCTGATCATCCTGGCCCTGCTGGAGGCTGGGCTGTCAATCACCTCCTCCGTGATGACGTGTTGTGCTGTCTGCCCCTGCTGTAGAGGTGACGGTCAGGATACCTGCTGCAGCTGTGACGGCCAGCCTGGTTACCAG CCACCAGCAGTTGCCTATCAGGTGGGAGCAGACGGCAGACTGGTCCAGATACCCGGCCAGTACGTCATGCAGGGGGGACAGCCCATCGCCATGACACCGTTCCCTCCAAACCAGCCACAATACGCCACGGCCCTTCCCCCTGGAGCCGCGCCCCTTCTCCCAGGAGCTGCTGCCCAACAACCCCTACTCATCACTCAGGCACCTGCCAACATGGTTGCTGCCCAGGGGACCGCTGTACAGGGTCCCAAGCCACAAGGGAACGTTGTGCTTGTTCCGGCAGGGCAACAGGCGCAAGGAGGCGCTCGTGCACCACCTTCTCAGCCACAGATGATCCCAGCACTGCCAACTGTTGGACACGGTG GTAATATCCAGTACGTCCTCGCCACGTCCACCCCCATCCCCATGCCACAAGTCACGAGTCAGCAGCAGCCACGCGCACAGTCTGTGCCTCAGGTTCAGTTCCAGCAGCCTATCGCCCCACAACCCGGGTCCTCCCCGTACCCTGTGCAGCCCCAACAGCAGCCGACCGTACCCCAGCACGAGACCTCCCCCCAACCCACCGCCGCGTCCCCGCCGCCTGGTTACCAGCCTACAGATCCTGGAGCTCCTGCCGCGAACCAGGCTTTTCAGGATGATGATGTCCCTCTCATCgatgaataa
- the LOC118409393 gene encoding mediator of RNA polymerase II transcription subunit 15-like isoform X2 yields the protein MMIPFMILSIVSAFFTSIMLGLAATAVDYDRYRWCWEIQDYCNDTAARVAMDALLIILALLEAGLSITSSVMTCCAVCPCCRGDGQDTCCSCDGQPGYQPPAVAYQVGADGRLVQIPGQYVMQGGQPIAMTPFPPNQPQYATALPPGAAPLLPGAAAQQPLLITQAPANMVAAQGTAVQGPKPQGNVVLVPAGQQAQGGARAPPSQPQMIPALPTVGHGGNIQYVLATSTPIPMPQVTSQQQPRAQSVPQVQFQQPIAPQPGSSPYPVQPQQQPTVPQHETSPQPTAASPPPGYQPTDPGAPAANQAFQDDDVPLIDE from the exons AT GATGATACCCTTCATGATCCTGTCCATCGTGTCCGCCTTCTTCACCTCTATCATGCTCGGCTTAGCGGCCACTGCGGTAGACTATGATCGATACAGATGGTGCTGGGAGATCCAGGACTATTGCAACGACACG GCTGCCCGTGTGGCGATGGACGCGCTGCTGATCATCCTGGCCCTGCTGGAGGCTGGGCTGTCAATCACCTCCTCCGTGATGACGTGTTGTGCTGTCTGCCCCTGCTGTAGAGGTGACGGTCAGGATACCTGCTGCAGCTGTGACGGCCAGCCTGGTTACCAG CCACCAGCAGTTGCCTATCAGGTGGGAGCAGACGGCAGACTGGTCCAGATACCCGGCCAGTACGTCATGCAGGGGGGACAGCCCATCGCCATGACACCGTTCCCTCCAAACCAGCCACAATACGCCACGGCCCTTCCCCCTGGAGCCGCGCCCCTTCTCCCAGGAGCTGCTGCCCAACAACCCCTACTCATCACTCAGGCACCTGCCAACATGGTTGCTGCCCAGGGGACCGCTGTACAGGGTCCCAAGCCACAAGGGAACGTTGTGCTTGTTCCGGCAGGGCAACAGGCGCAAGGAGGCGCTCGTGCACCACCTTCTCAGCCACAGATGATCCCAGCACTGCCAACTGTTGGACACGGTG GTAATATCCAGTACGTCCTCGCCACGTCCACCCCCATCCCCATGCCACAAGTCACGAGTCAGCAGCAGCCACGCGCACAGTCTGTGCCTCAGGTTCAGTTCCAGCAGCCTATCGCCCCACAACCCGGGTCCTCCCCGTACCCTGTGCAGCCCCAACAGCAGCCGACCGTACCCCAGCACGAGACCTCCCCCCAACCCACCGCCGCGTCCCCGCCGCCTGGTTACCAGCCTACAGATCCTGGAGCTCCTGCCGCGAACCAGGCTTTTCAGGATGATGATGTCCCTCTCATCgatgaataa